The genome window AAAGCTCTACTAACTTCTAGCATAGCTTTTTTATCATAACAAGCCCCTTTTAAATCTTTTCTACAATGGTATTTTTCACTTTTAGGAAGAGTATTTATATCTCTAGCAAGTGCCTTATATAGTCTTGTAGCATATTCAGCTCTGTAAGAATGAATATCAGCTCCATTAGGTATCTTTTCAAAAACTTTATTATCCCCCTTAGAACTCATTAAACCCTGTATAAAGTCTTTTTCAAATGCAAGAGGTATATTTCTATGTCTACCCCCTTTTGCACCCCTAGAAACGCAAATAAAAGGCTCTCCGTTAATTTCAATTAAGTCAGTTCCTCGAAGTTGTTGTAGTTCAGCTCTCCTAAGTCCTGTTGCACGACAGAATCTAACTAAATCCTTGTGTTTTTCCTCCGAAAAGTGCTTATCTCTTACTTTTTCCCCACGACTTCTTTGAATGTTAGCCCTGTATCTAGCATTTGACTTATATATTTCATTAGATGAGATACTATATAGTTTCATCAAAGCAGAAGTTTCAAGTTTCACAGTATAGGCAGATAACCCTTGTTTTTCTCTCATTTCTAGCCATTCATTAACATATTTTTTTCCCTCGTCTAAAGATTTTATCTGATGATTTTCTTTAGCCCATTGGATAAAGTATATATTATGTTTTAGATAAGTTTTATAAGTAT of Fusobacterium necrogenes contains these proteins:
- a CDS encoding site-specific integrase, coding for MARNREKKGSLLHQVKTALDEKLAIGESKFEDKKIGATADKIYSWNTYKTYLKHNIYFIQWAKENHQIKSLDEGKKYVNEWLEMREKQGLSAYTVKLETSALMKLYSISSNEIYKSNARYRANIQRSRGEKVRDKHFSEEKHKDLVRFCRATGLRRAELQQLRGTDLIEINGEPFICVSRGAKGGRHRNIPLAFEKDFIQGLMSSKGDNKVFEKIPNGADIHSYRAEYATRLYKALARDINTLPKSEKYHCRKDLKGACYDKKAMLEVSRALGHNRISVIAGHYIRK